A part of Fusobacterium sp. SYSU M8D902 genomic DNA contains:
- a CDS encoding phage holin family protein — translation MTLTEVIELFIDVGTLLINKIVLAIGAIISFIFLLTGGEDKMMSCLVVLMTVDYITGVAKAFIIEKVNSKAGFKGLLKKMVMIGVVVLAYQIDLLFEGKFAIKSLTIGILLSNEGLSILENASICGVPIPEKLKNMLEQYRDSKNRGS, via the coding sequence ATGACATTAACAGAAGTAATAGAATTATTTATTGATGTAGGAACACTCCTTATCAATAAGATAGTATTGGCTATTGGAGCTATCATTTCTTTTATTTTCTTACTAACAGGTGGAGAAGATAAAATGATGAGTTGTTTAGTAGTTTTAATGACTGTTGATTATATAACAGGAGTAGCAAAAGCTTTCATAATTGAAAAGGTAAATAGTAAGGCTGGATTTAAAGGTTTACTAAAAAAAATGGTTATGATTGGAGTAGTTGTATTAGCATATCAGATAGATTTATTATTTGAGGGAAAGTTTGCCATTAAGAGCTTAACAATAGGAATTTTACTAAGTAATGAGGGGCTTTCTATTTTGGAAAATGCAAGTATTTGTGGAGTTCCTATCCCTGAAAAGTTAAAGAATATGCTTGAACAATATAGAGATAGTAAAAATAGAGGAAGTTAA
- a CDS encoding M15 family metallopeptidase, producing MYKYSQRSLKRLEGLHPKLKEFAMELIKVTPHDISITCGIRTAEEQNKLYQQGRTIPGKIITKCDGYKIKSKHQVKADGLGYAFDIAVIINNKANWDKRIFKEVADSARELMKQYNIEWGGDWKNFSDYPHFQLILK from the coding sequence ATGTATAAATACAGTCAAAGAAGTTTAAAAAGATTAGAGGGGTTACATCCCAAGTTAAAAGAGTTTGCTATGGAGTTAATAAAAGTAACTCCTCACGATATTTCTATAACTTGTGGAATTAGAACAGCAGAAGAACAAAATAAATTATATCAACAAGGAAGAACTATTCCAGGGAAAATTATAACTAAATGTGATGGTTATAAAATTAAATCTAAGCATCAAGTAAAAGCTGATGGATTAGGATATGCTTTTGATATAGCTGTCATAATTAATAATAAAGCCAACTGGGATAAAAGAATATTTAAAGAAGTAGCTGATTCAGCTAGAGAATTAATGAAACAATATAATATAGAATGGGGAGGAGATTGGAAAAATTTCAGTGATTATCCTCATTTTCAATTGATATTAAAATAG
- a CDS encoding tyrosine-type recombinase/integrase: MKISEKNKLIYQAYLDSKIAVNSATKNTTYRTYKNSMYDFMGYLHIHEGNRYLLSDDTLKRIIEVLERYIIHCRELGNNNRTINGKITAISSFYKWAVRRDLIKHHPFRDKLDRLKITEQDKRRESYFLTWKQIFTVSLLMELNPKKFDIKSRLLWELFLDSGFRISAVHSLKVSQLDLENNMFRGVTEKMGKVRDLFFFSTTKKLILTLLEERKVKEIELDYLFTVRYNNKFVQMSQTAIRRRVRKMGKLIGIEKLYPHSLRKTAINQINNLSDTKTASEFAGHSSTKVTEEHYIQHKSAVDQQNRILLMRKNAGLM, encoded by the coding sequence ATGAAAATAAGTGAAAAAAATAAATTAATATATCAAGCCTATCTTGATAGCAAAATAGCTGTAAATTCAGCTACTAAAAATACTACATATAGAACTTATAAAAATTCTATGTATGATTTTATGGGATATTTACATATTCATGAGGGAAATAGATATTTATTATCAGATGATACTTTAAAAAGAATAATAGAAGTGTTAGAAAGATATATTATCCATTGCAGAGAGCTTGGAAATAATAATAGAACTATCAACGGAAAAATTACTGCTATTTCATCATTTTATAAATGGGCAGTAAGAAGAGATCTAATAAAACATCATCCATTTAGAGATAAGTTAGATAGATTAAAGATAACGGAGCAAGATAAGAGGAGAGAAAGCTATTTTTTAACTTGGAAACAAATATTTACTGTATCTTTGCTTATGGAACTAAACCCTAAAAAATTTGATATTAAAAGTAGGCTTTTATGGGAATTATTCCTTGATAGTGGATTTAGAATAAGTGCAGTTCATAGCTTAAAAGTATCTCAATTAGACTTAGAGAATAATATGTTTAGAGGAGTTACTGAAAAAATGGGAAAAGTTAGAGATTTATTTTTCTTTTCTACAACTAAAAAATTAATATTAACTCTTTTAGAAGAAAGAAAAGTTAAAGAAATAGAATTAGATTATTTATTTACTGTTAGGTATAATAATAAGTTTGTTCAAATGAGTCAAACTGCTATTAGAAGAAGAGTTAGAAAAATGGGAAAGTTAATAGGAATAGAGAAGTTATATCCTCATAGTTTAAGAAAAACAGCTATTAATCAAATAAATAATTTGAGTGATACAAAAACAGCTAGTGAATTTGCTGGACATAGCAGTACAAAGGTAACAGAAGAACATTATATACAGCATAAATCAGCAGTGGACCAGCAAAATAGGATCTTATTGATGAGAAAGAATGCTGGACTAATGTAA